Proteins encoded within one genomic window of Haloimpatiens massiliensis:
- a CDS encoding mannose/fructose/sorbose PTS transporter subunit IIA, with translation MTAIIIGTHGNFSEELLKSSEMIFGKQENVGYVTFKPGEGSEDLINKYNELLNTLDTKDGVLFMVDLFGGSPFNAASRIALGKENMDIITGVNLPMLLEVYGSRSFSNLQELVNVAKNSGMESIKIFKEVMNSQEEDDL, from the coding sequence ATGACAGCCATAATAATAGGAACACATGGTAATTTTTCTGAGGAACTACTTAAGTCATCAGAAATGATTTTTGGAAAGCAAGAAAATGTAGGATATGTAACTTTTAAGCCAGGCGAAGGTTCAGAAGATCTTATTAATAAGTATAATGAGCTTTTAAATACCTTAGATACTAAGGATGGAGTACTTTTCATGGTAGATCTTTTTGGAGGAAGTCCATTTAATGCAGCTAGTAGAATCGCATTAGGAAAAGAAAATATGGACATAATAACAGGTGTAAATTTACCAATGCTTTTAGAAGTTTATGGTTCAAGAAGTTTTTCAAATTTACAAGAACTAGTTAATGTAGCTAAAAATAGTGGAATGGAAAGTATAAAAATTTTTAAAGAAGTAATGAATTCACAAGAGGAGGACGATCTATAA
- a CDS encoding mannose/fructose/sorbose PTS transporter subunit IIB, whose product MNIVLARIDDRLIHGQVATIWTKETRCSRIIVCNDDVANDEIRKTLLTQVAPPGIKAHVVDLAKAVRVYKNSKYENDRVMFLFTNPSDVLTLVENGVDIKSVNIGGMSFKEGKKQITGAVSVNDKDIEAFKKLNEKGIELEIRKVSTDSKVDIMPLIQKL is encoded by the coding sequence ATGAACATTGTATTAGCAAGAATAGATGATAGATTAATTCATGGACAGGTGGCAACTATATGGACAAAAGAAACTAGATGCTCAAGAATAATAGTTTGTAATGATGATGTGGCAAACGATGAAATAAGAAAAACTTTATTAACACAAGTGGCGCCTCCAGGAATAAAGGCACACGTAGTAGATTTAGCAAAAGCAGTTAGAGTTTATAAAAATTCTAAGTATGAAAATGACAGAGTTATGTTTCTTTTCACAAATCCATCAGATGTTTTAACTCTAGTAGAAAATGGAGTAGATATTAAAAGTGTAAACATAGGTGGAATGTCTTTTAAAGAAGGAAAAAAACAAATAACAGGAGCAGTTTCTGTAAATGATAAAGATATAGAAGCATTTAAAAAGCTTAACGAAAAAGGAATAGAACTTGAAATAAGAAAGGTATCTACAGATTCAAAAGTAGACATAATGCCATTAATACAAAAGCTTTAG